A single Acidobacteriota bacterium DNA region contains:
- a CDS encoding LacI family DNA-binding transcriptional regulator, whose amino-acid sequence MSAARGTRPPRDEPNTGKPIRLKDVAAHLGLSPTTVSLVMNRSPAAKGIPPETQERVRAAAEELGYRPNFIARSLRRQRTFAVGVLLPEISEGYAAGVLGGIEDQLLQEGYFYLVAGHHSKPDLFDDYLQLLTERSVEGLILVNTPIESALALPAVVVAGHRELAGVTNVVIDHQSAARQALAHLAELGHRRIAFFKGHAHSADTESRWRAIVGASADLGLEIDPRLTLQLSGEPAGEEFSPEEGYREGHVFGRKLLEVGAPFTALFAFNDISAIGAMRALSESGLRIPDDVSVVGFDDILSAAFQNPSLTTVRQPLHEMGRRAAAELLRKLGAPGEESPPAITIEPTLVVRDSTGPPPGDG is encoded by the coding sequence ATGAGCGCCGCCAGAGGAACCCGCCCCCCACGGGACGAGCCGAACACCGGGAAGCCGATCCGGCTCAAGGACGTTGCGGCCCATCTCGGTCTGTCGCCGACTACCGTTTCCCTGGTGATGAACCGCTCACCGGCGGCCAAGGGGATTCCGCCGGAAACGCAGGAGAGAGTCCGCGCGGCGGCGGAAGAACTCGGCTACCGCCCGAACTTCATCGCCCGGTCGCTTCGGCGTCAGCGGACGTTCGCGGTCGGCGTCCTCCTGCCGGAGATCAGCGAGGGCTACGCCGCCGGCGTCCTCGGCGGTATCGAGGACCAGCTCTTGCAGGAGGGCTACTTCTACCTGGTCGCCGGCCACCACTCGAAGCCCGACCTCTTCGACGATTACCTGCAACTCCTCACGGAGCGCTCGGTCGAAGGGTTGATCCTGGTCAACACGCCGATCGAGAGCGCTCTGGCGCTGCCGGCGGTCGTCGTGGCCGGACACCGCGAACTGGCGGGCGTCACGAACGTCGTCATCGACCACCAGTCCGCCGCGCGACAGGCATTGGCGCATCTCGCCGAACTCGGACACAGGCGAATCGCCTTCTTCAAGGGTCACGCGCACTCCGCGGACACCGAATCGCGGTGGCGGGCGATCGTAGGCGCCTCGGCTGACCTTGGTCTCGAGATCGACCCCCGGTTGACTCTCCAGCTCTCCGGAGAACCGGCCGGGGAGGAGTTCTCGCCGGAGGAGGGCTACCGGGAAGGGCACGTCTTTGGCCGGAAGCTGCTCGAGGTGGGCGCGCCGTTCACCGCGCTCTTCGCCTTCAACGACATTTCGGCGATCGGCGCGATGCGCGCGCTCAGCGAGAGCGGGCTGCGCATTCCCGACGACGTCTCGGTCGTCGGCTTCGACGACATCCTGAGCGCGGCCTTCCAGAACCCCAGCCTGACCACCGTGCGGCAGCCGCTGCACGAGATGGGACGTCGGGCGGCCGCCGAGCTGCTGCGCAAGCTGGGCGCTCCGGGCGAGGAGTCGCCCCCGGCGATCACGATCGAACCGACCCTGGTGGTCCGGGACTCGACCGGCCCGCCGCCGGGCGATGGCTGA
- a CDS encoding carboxypeptidase regulatory-like domain-containing protein → MARRLSLILILALLAAPLAAQRFTASIRGTVTDPNGDALPGATVNLEGTETGLNRTTFTNAAGIYTFGDLPVGAYEVTVTLDGFKSSVVSGLELNVADVREVNAALELGDVSDTITVEAEAIPVETMSGEVSGLMTGEQIRELPLNGRNFVQLTLLQPGVSSPEGFDTKNKGLLAGVDLSISGSGTTGNLWTIDGANNNDVGSNRTILIYPSVDAIEEFKIHRNSYSPEFGGAAGGQINIVTRGGTNQFRGSAYTFMRDDSWNETNYFLEQAGLDTEPLDRQDYGFTLGGPIQQDKLHFFLSGEWNEEERGIARTGFVPTAAERAGDFSGPSIPGCTPAIPTDPTTGQPFPGNVIPSDRINAGGQGMLNLYPLPNVTPGAGSCNNWVEAVVTPIDWDQANLRLDYDATDRTRLMLRYTRDNWVNGAPNAGEANGLWGDDPYPAVDTNWDQPGHSLVAQLSQAIGDDSVNTITFSLSGNEISLNRGGTNPGLNSQINAAIPAIWDGKTGGADRSHPVFWGAAGYGALWNIAPWENKQDLMVLKDDYSQVFGKHWLKVGALYSENKKKEYIGGSSASETPQFWGPSTGHNGWGANTGNILADFLLQDMTFGYAEASHQPAPELNWEDIEFYVADSWQVNPRLNLDYGVRYSNYKWPYASDDLITAFDPNQFDPALGNDPCNGLIQVPGTDPCGDAGFLGGSTGPGRGLVDSDTDNFAPRLGLAYDIFGNGRSVVRTGFGQFFQRDRVNIQLEFAGNPPFVNRLNGIRKLDEVPEPCVGCGVGGPSRAIDPGFVTPYNLQFNVAWEQRLGRSSTIEIAYVGTRGRHIMRRSDINQVASGDNNGNGIPDRLEYVTAPADDGGAGARGALRPFSVFGDSGILFWETNGASEYDGLQMQYVQRYGNGSQFQASYTLSSFKANDPLNDAGAGPFAGQVTDRENPDLDWGYAGLHRDHVFNANVLHNLPTLENQSAFVRALFGAWQFGGIVQYSSGQALTVRTGSLSGINGAGGTGYTENMRPLLTGASCGGSGLQVINPDAFTLIGWQLGTLSGTRPGVCEGADFFQVDFSLTKNIRITDRVTGQFRFEMFNVTNRDNFVGVNTVMNPTSITYDSDVPSDRRTITGYTLPNNFGEAQAARDPRQIQVGFKLLF, encoded by the coding sequence ATGGCTCGAAGACTCTCCCTCATCCTGATCCTCGCGCTGCTGGCGGCGCCCCTCGCGGCGCAGCGCTTCACGGCCAGCATCCGCGGCACCGTGACCGACCCGAACGGCGACGCCCTGCCCGGCGCCACGGTGAACCTGGAGGGGACCGAAACCGGTCTCAACCGGACCACGTTCACGAACGCGGCCGGCATCTACACCTTCGGCGACCTGCCGGTCGGCGCCTACGAAGTCACGGTCACGCTCGACGGCTTCAAGTCCTCCGTGGTCAGCGGCCTCGAACTGAACGTCGCCGACGTCCGCGAGGTGAACGCGGCGCTCGAACTGGGCGACGTCTCGGACACGATCACGGTCGAAGCCGAGGCCATCCCCGTCGAGACGATGAGCGGCGAGGTCTCCGGCCTGATGACCGGCGAGCAGATCCGCGAGCTGCCGCTCAACGGGCGCAACTTCGTCCAGTTGACCCTCCTGCAGCCGGGCGTGAGTTCGCCCGAGGGCTTCGACACGAAGAACAAGGGCCTGCTGGCCGGCGTCGACCTGTCGATCAGCGGCAGCGGCACGACCGGCAACCTGTGGACGATCGACGGCGCGAACAACAACGACGTCGGCTCGAACCGCACGATCCTCATCTACCCCTCGGTCGACGCGATCGAGGAGTTCAAGATCCACCGGAACAGCTACAGCCCCGAGTTCGGCGGCGCCGCCGGCGGCCAGATCAACATCGTGACGCGCGGCGGCACGAACCAGTTCCGCGGCAGCGCCTACACGTTCATGCGGGACGACTCCTGGAACGAGACGAACTACTTCCTGGAGCAGGCCGGACTGGACACCGAGCCCCTCGACCGCCAGGACTACGGCTTCACCCTCGGCGGCCCGATCCAGCAGGACAAGCTCCACTTCTTCCTCTCCGGCGAGTGGAACGAGGAAGAGCGCGGCATCGCCCGCACGGGCTTCGTTCCCACCGCGGCCGAACGCGCGGGTGACTTCAGCGGCCCGTCGATCCCCGGGTGCACCCCGGCGATCCCGACCGACCCGACCACCGGCCAGCCCTTCCCGGGCAACGTGATTCCCTCGGACCGGATCAACGCCGGCGGCCAGGGCATGCTGAATCTCTACCCGCTTCCCAACGTGACGCCCGGGGCCGGCAGTTGCAACAACTGGGTCGAAGCCGTCGTCACGCCGATCGACTGGGACCAGGCGAACCTGCGGCTCGACTACGACGCCACGGACCGCACCCGCTTGATGCTCCGCTACACGCGTGACAATTGGGTGAACGGCGCTCCGAACGCCGGCGAAGCGAACGGCCTGTGGGGCGACGATCCGTACCCCGCGGTCGACACGAACTGGGACCAGCCCGGCCACTCCCTGGTGGCACAGCTCAGCCAGGCGATCGGCGACGACAGCGTCAACACGATTACCTTCTCCCTCTCGGGCAACGAGATCAGCCTCAACCGGGGCGGCACCAACCCGGGGTTGAACAGCCAGATCAACGCGGCGATCCCCGCGATCTGGGACGGGAAGACGGGCGGCGCGGACCGTAGCCACCCGGTGTTCTGGGGCGCCGCCGGCTACGGCGCGCTGTGGAACATCGCGCCCTGGGAAAACAAGCAGGACCTGATGGTGCTCAAGGACGACTACTCGCAGGTCTTCGGCAAGCACTGGCTCAAGGTGGGCGCCCTCTACAGCGAGAACAAGAAGAAGGAGTACATCGGCGGCAGTTCGGCTTCCGAGACGCCTCAGTTCTGGGGACCGAGCACCGGCCACAACGGTTGGGGCGCCAACACCGGCAACATCCTGGCCGACTTCCTGCTCCAGGACATGACGTTCGGCTACGCGGAGGCATCGCACCAGCCGGCGCCGGAGTTGAACTGGGAGGACATCGAGTTCTACGTCGCCGACTCCTGGCAGGTGAACCCCCGCCTCAACCTGGACTACGGCGTCCGCTACTCGAACTACAAGTGGCCCTACGCCAGTGACGACCTGATCACGGCGTTCGATCCGAATCAGTTCGATCCCGCCTTGGGCAACGACCCCTGCAACGGCCTGATCCAGGTGCCCGGAACCGATCCCTGTGGCGACGCGGGCTTCCTGGGCGGCTCGACCGGACCGGGCCGCGGGCTGGTGGACAGCGACACGGACAACTTCGCGCCGCGCCTCGGCCTGGCCTACGACATCTTCGGCAACGGCAGGAGCGTGGTCCGGACCGGTTTCGGCCAGTTCTTTCAGCGCGACCGCGTGAACATCCAGCTCGAGTTCGCCGGGAACCCGCCCTTCGTCAATCGCCTGAACGGCATCCGCAAGCTTGACGAGGTGCCGGAGCCATGCGTCGGCTGCGGCGTCGGAGGGCCATCGAGAGCGATCGACCCCGGCTTCGTGACGCCGTACAACCTGCAGTTCAACGTGGCCTGGGAACAACGTCTCGGTCGCAGCAGCACGATCGAGATCGCCTACGTCGGCACCCGCGGGCGCCACATCATGCGGCGCTCCGACATCAACCAGGTGGCCTCCGGCGACAACAACGGCAACGGCATCCCGGACCGGCTCGAGTACGTCACCGCCCCGGCGGACGACGGCGGCGCCGGCGCACGCGGTGCCCTGCGACCGTTCTCGGTCTTCGGCGACAGCGGCATCCTGTTCTGGGAAACGAACGGCGCCTCCGAGTACGACGGCCTCCAGATGCAGTACGTGCAGCGGTACGGCAACGGCTCGCAGTTCCAGGCCTCGTACACGCTCTCGAGCTTCAAGGCCAACGACCCGCTGAACGACGCGGGCGCGGGCCCATTCGCCGGCCAGGTCACGGACCGCGAGAACCCCGATCTCGACTGGGGCTACGCGGGCCTGCATCGGGATCACGTGTTCAACGCCAACGTGCTTCACAACCTGCCCACCCTCGAGAACCAGAGCGCGTTCGTCCGGGCGCTCTTCGGCGCCTGGCAGTTCGGCGGCATCGTCCAGTACTCGTCGGGGCAGGCCCTGACGGTGAGGACCGGCAGTCTGTCCGGGATCAACGGAGCCGGCGGTACCGGGTACACCGAGAACATGCGACCGCTGCTCACCGGCGCTTCCTGCGGCGGCAGCGGGCTGCAGGTGATCAACCCCGACGCCTTTACGCTCATCGGCTGGCAACTCGGAACGCTGAGCGGTACACGGCCCGGCGTGTGCGAGGGCGCGGATTTCTTCCAGGTCGACTTCTCGCTGACCAAGAACATCCGCATCACCGACCGCGTGACCGGGCAGTTCCGGTTCGAGATGTTCAACGTGACGAACCGCGACAACTTCGTCGGCGTCAACACGGTCATGAACCCCACGAGCATCACCTATGACAGCGATGTCCCGTCCGACAGAAGGACCATCACTGGCTACACCCTGCCGAACAACTTCGGCGAGGCTCAGGCAGCGCGCGATCCTCGGCAGATTCAGGTCGGCTTCAAGCTGTTGTTCTAG
- a CDS encoding putative glycoside hydrolase: MPVRTTDTTAGGTTDLVLFEGRTAEGWQFYLGDEADWRVTAPDGRGQTRRRVSGVVLSAVDRNVQEDARKAQWRGRNEAQIYLQSAPIDLRAETAAGMTLEIDFLVEQAPSRRVQMRMDCGYPCTGGLLVSPIFAGVPEGTWDTLQIPLRCFQDSGAEMDKIDTPFLITTNGPFTLRFSRIAIAPADPTALTAGC, encoded by the coding sequence ATGCCGGTTCGCACGACCGATACCACGGCCGGCGGCACAACCGACCTCGTTCTCTTCGAAGGACGGACGGCGGAAGGGTGGCAGTTCTACCTCGGCGACGAGGCGGACTGGCGGGTTACCGCCCCGGACGGCCGCGGCCAGACCCGCCGCCGAGTGTCCGGCGTCGTGCTCTCGGCCGTCGACCGCAACGTCCAGGAAGATGCGAGGAAAGCGCAGTGGCGAGGCCGCAACGAGGCCCAGATCTACCTGCAGTCGGCTCCCATCGACCTGCGCGCCGAAACGGCTGCCGGCATGACTCTCGAGATCGATTTCCTGGTGGAGCAGGCGCCCTCCCGGCGAGTCCAGATGCGGATGGACTGCGGCTACCCGTGTACCGGCGGGCTCCTCGTCTCGCCCATCTTCGCGGGCGTGCCCGAAGGAACATGGGACACTCTGCAGATTCCCCTCCGCTGCTTCCAGGATTCCGGCGCCGAGATGGACAAGATCGACACTCCCTTCCTGATCACGACGAACGGGCCGTTCACGCTTCGTTTCTCCCGCATCGCGATCGCCCCCGCCGATCCCACCGCGCTGACGGCCGGTTGCTGA
- a CDS encoding sodium:solute symporter, producing the protein MLTAKITTLDWTVVALYFAGVFAIALWAIRRVQHGERTSSSYFLAGRNVGWFVVGASLFASNIGSEHLVGLAGTGAESGLVLGQFELQASLILLILGWLFVPFYVKSGIFTMPEFLERRYSPAARWYLSVISVIGYVLTKISVTIYAGGVVFETLMGINFWTGALVVVVITGVYTVLGGLRAVVYTDLLQAVVLIVGASTVTILGLAELGGWSVMVETAGDGFFDMWKPMSDPDFPWTGIAFGAPIIAVWYWCTDQFIVQRALSARGIDDARRGTILAGFLKQLPLFLFVVPGVIAYCLSQSGKLELASSDQALPALVVALLPAGFRGLVVAGLLAALMSSLSSVFNSCSTLITIDIYKKLHPGVSERRLVLVGQTATVGLVGLGLLWIPLMQNISGTLYQYLQSVQGYISPPITAVFLLGLFWKRLNAQGAIASLAVGFVLGMGRLVAELNKDSLSGFLYTFADINFMHVAIFLFLICAAVLVAVSLWFPPPSEQRVAGLTWSRAGNAELLAESEPAKRRLDRTLSVVLVLIVAAVMVYFSA; encoded by the coding sequence ATGCTGACGGCGAAGATCACCACCCTCGACTGGACCGTCGTCGCCCTCTACTTCGCCGGCGTCTTCGCCATCGCGCTCTGGGCGATCAGGCGCGTCCAGCACGGCGAACGCACGTCGTCGAGCTACTTCCTCGCCGGCCGCAACGTCGGCTGGTTCGTCGTCGGCGCCTCCCTCTTCGCCTCGAACATCGGCTCCGAGCATCTCGTCGGCCTGGCCGGCACCGGCGCCGAGAGCGGCCTCGTTCTCGGCCAGTTCGAGCTCCAGGCCTCGCTCATCCTTCTCATTCTCGGCTGGCTCTTCGTGCCGTTCTACGTCAAGAGCGGCATCTTCACGATGCCCGAGTTCCTGGAGCGGCGCTACTCGCCCGCGGCCCGCTGGTACCTCTCGGTGATCTCGGTCATCGGCTACGTCCTGACCAAGATCTCGGTGACGATCTACGCGGGTGGCGTCGTCTTCGAGACCCTGATGGGGATCAACTTCTGGACCGGCGCCCTGGTGGTCGTCGTCATCACCGGCGTCTACACCGTGCTCGGCGGCCTCCGCGCCGTCGTCTACACGGACCTGCTGCAGGCCGTCGTCCTGATCGTGGGCGCGTCCACGGTGACGATTCTCGGTCTGGCCGAACTCGGCGGCTGGAGCGTCATGGTCGAGACCGCCGGCGACGGCTTCTTCGACATGTGGAAGCCGATGTCGGACCCGGACTTCCCGTGGACCGGCATCGCCTTCGGCGCGCCGATCATCGCCGTCTGGTACTGGTGCACGGACCAGTTCATCGTCCAGCGCGCGCTCTCCGCCCGCGGCATCGACGACGCCCGGCGCGGCACGATCCTCGCCGGTTTCCTCAAGCAGTTGCCGCTGTTCCTCTTCGTGGTGCCCGGCGTGATCGCCTACTGCCTGTCGCAGTCCGGGAAGCTCGAGCTCGCCTCCTCCGACCAGGCGCTGCCGGCGCTGGTCGTCGCACTGCTGCCGGCCGGCTTCCGGGGACTGGTGGTCGCGGGTCTGCTGGCGGCCCTGATGAGCAGCCTCTCCTCCGTTTTCAACTCGTGCTCGACGCTGATCACGATCGACATCTACAAGAAGCTCCACCCCGGCGTCTCGGAGCGCCGGCTGGTCCTGGTCGGACAGACGGCCACCGTCGGGCTCGTGGGCCTCGGCCTGCTCTGGATCCCGTTGATGCAGAACATCTCGGGCACGCTCTACCAGTACCTCCAGAGCGTCCAGGGCTACATCTCCCCGCCCATCACCGCTGTCTTCCTGCTCGGACTGTTCTGGAAGCGGCTCAACGCCCAGGGCGCGATCGCGTCACTGGCCGTCGGCTTCGTCCTGGGAATGGGCCGCCTCGTGGCGGAACTCAACAAGGACAGCCTGAGCGGCTTCCTCTACACCTTCGCCGACATCAACTTCATGCACGTCGCGATCTTCCTGTTCCTGATCTGCGCGGCCGTGCTGGTGGCGGTCAGCCTCTGGTTCCCGCCGCCGTCCGAACAGCGGGTCGCCGGCCTGACCTGGAGCCGGGCAGGCAACGCCGAGCTTCTTGCCGAGTCCGAACCCGCGAAGCGCCGGCTGGACCGGACGCTGTCCGTAGTGCTGGTCCTGATCGTCGCCGCGGTGATGGTCTACTTCTCGGCGTAG
- a CDS encoding sulfatase-like hydrolase/transferase, with amino-acid sequence MAATLAAVAALQASASTAAESEAPATSRPNVVVVVADDVGFTDLGAYGSEIRTPHIDAVASRGVIFTSFHASPMCSPSRAMLLTGVDSHLTDVASLHVATPLRHRGRPGYRGELSTDVLTIASRLRAAGYRTYLSGKWNLGHAPTSLPSARGFDRTFALDATGADNFEKKSYLPIYGEPPWFADGEPTDLPADFYSSEHLVDRLVEFIDTDRVTDGERQPFFAYLAFQAVHLPVQAPREFIEGYEGVYDEGWDALRRERHRRAVEAGVFPPGADPSTTPEQADWEALSPDERAFAAKNMAVNAAMLEAMDHHFGRLVEYLGNEGLLENTVFVVLSDNGPEAGDPAQSGQFERWAESVGYRRDLETLGEKGSYGIIGPHFARAAAAPLAYYKFHGGEGGIRVPLIIAGPGVEARGIAPAFAFVTDLVPTILELTGAGDATPSGKHPIDGRSLAPALRDPSALIHPPREAVAFETAGHRGVFKGDHKLVRVGAPVGDGRWRLFDLAEDPGETRDLAAEQPERFSEMLADYEAYAERVGVLEVPAFYSPTRQLAINYFYDRAKETFMKTRVWTGAGLAVVVLAAAVWLGLPRVLVGLGLHAHYEIPAIDLAGRRALIVTTSHDTLGDSGKATGVWASEMTVPYYAFADAGMTVDVASIQGGAIPVERQSVRWPVATPEDKRYLRDAEFRSRVENSLAIADVDAGAYDIVFLAGGWGAAYDLGQSEDLGRKVSEAYARESVVGGVCHGPLGLLQAVTPGGEPLVRGRRVSAVSDKQIEELGITFTPMHPERDLRAAGALFESETRFRDMLASRVVVDGRLVTGQNQNSGAETAHRMMEVLLGSRPAYAEK; translated from the coding sequence TTGGCGGCGACGCTCGCGGCGGTCGCGGCCCTTCAGGCGTCGGCGTCGACGGCAGCGGAATCCGAGGCCCCGGCCACGTCCCGGCCGAACGTCGTCGTCGTGGTCGCGGACGATGTCGGTTTCACGGATCTGGGCGCGTACGGCAGCGAGATTCGCACTCCACACATCGACGCGGTCGCCTCGCGCGGCGTCATCTTCACGAGTTTCCACGCCTCGCCGATGTGCTCGCCGTCGCGGGCCATGCTGCTCACGGGGGTCGACTCGCACCTGACCGACGTGGCCAGCCTGCATGTGGCCACGCCGCTTCGTCATCGCGGCCGACCCGGCTACCGAGGCGAGTTGAGCACGGACGTGCTCACCATCGCCAGCCGGCTGCGCGCCGCCGGCTACCGCACGTACCTGAGCGGCAAGTGGAACCTCGGTCACGCTCCGACCTCGCTGCCCAGCGCGCGCGGGTTCGATCGGACGTTCGCGCTCGACGCCACCGGCGCCGACAACTTCGAGAAGAAGTCCTACCTGCCCATCTACGGGGAGCCCCCCTGGTTCGCCGACGGCGAGCCGACCGACCTGCCGGCCGACTTCTACTCGTCGGAGCACCTCGTGGACAGGCTCGTCGAGTTCATCGACACGGATCGGGTCACCGACGGGGAGCGACAGCCCTTCTTCGCCTACCTCGCCTTTCAGGCGGTCCACCTGCCGGTTCAGGCGCCGCGCGAGTTCATCGAAGGCTACGAGGGCGTGTACGACGAAGGATGGGACGCGCTGCGGAGAGAGCGTCATCGCCGCGCCGTTGAAGCGGGTGTCTTTCCGCCCGGGGCCGACCCGTCGACCACGCCGGAGCAGGCGGACTGGGAGGCTCTCTCGCCCGACGAGAGAGCGTTCGCCGCCAAGAACATGGCGGTCAACGCGGCGATGCTCGAAGCGATGGACCATCACTTCGGGCGGCTGGTCGAGTACCTCGGGAACGAGGGACTCCTGGAGAACACCGTCTTCGTCGTGCTGTCCGACAACGGTCCGGAGGCGGGCGATCCGGCCCAGAGCGGTCAGTTCGAGCGGTGGGCGGAGAGCGTCGGCTACCGCCGCGACCTCGAGACGCTCGGCGAGAAGGGGAGCTACGGCATCATCGGCCCACACTTCGCGCGCGCGGCGGCCGCTCCGCTTGCGTACTACAAGTTCCACGGCGGCGAGGGAGGAATTCGCGTTCCCCTGATCATCGCCGGGCCGGGGGTGGAGGCGCGAGGGATCGCTCCGGCCTTCGCCTTCGTGACGGACCTCGTTCCCACGATTCTCGAGCTCACCGGCGCGGGCGACGCCACTCCGTCCGGCAAGCATCCCATCGACGGCCGCAGCCTGGCCCCGGCGCTGCGCGATCCTTCGGCCCTGATTCATCCGCCGCGGGAGGCGGTCGCCTTCGAGACGGCGGGTCACAGGGGCGTCTTCAAGGGCGACCACAAGCTCGTCCGGGTCGGCGCTCCCGTCGGCGACGGCCGCTGGCGCCTCTTCGATCTGGCGGAGGACCCGGGCGAGACCCGCGACCTGGCCGCGGAACAACCCGAGCGGTTCTCCGAGATGCTGGCGGACTACGAGGCCTACGCCGAGCGCGTGGGAGTGCTCGAGGTGCCTGCCTTCTACTCGCCGACTCGTCAGCTGGCGATCAACTACTTCTACGACCGTGCAAAGGAGACCTTCATGAAGACCAGGGTATGGACCGGAGCAGGGCTGGCCGTCGTCGTTCTGGCGGCCGCCGTCTGGCTGGGATTGCCTAGAGTGCTCGTCGGCCTGGGCCTTCACGCCCACTACGAGATTCCCGCGATCGATCTCGCCGGCCGCCGCGCCCTCATCGTGACCACCAGCCACGACACGCTGGGCGACTCAGGCAAGGCGACCGGCGTCTGGGCGTCGGAGATGACGGTGCCTTACTACGCGTTCGCGGATGCCGGAATGACGGTCGACGTGGCGAGCATCCAGGGCGGTGCCATCCCGGTCGAGCGCCAGTCCGTGCGGTGGCCGGTGGCCACGCCGGAGGACAAGCGCTATCTCCGGGATGCGGAGTTTCGATCCAGGGTCGAGAACTCGTTGGCGATCGCCGACGTCGACGCAGGCGCCTACGACATCGTGTTTCTCGCTGGCGGCTGGGGCGCCGCGTACGACCTCGGCCAGTCGGAAGACCTGGGCAGGAAGGTCAGCGAGGCGTACGCCCGCGAATCGGTGGTCGGCGGCGTGTGCCACGGTCCGTTGGGACTGCTTCAGGCGGTGACTCCGGGCGGAGAACCGCTGGTGCGCGGCCGCCGCGTCTCGGCCGTTTCGGACAAGCAGATCGAGGAACTCGGCATCACCTTCACGCCGATGCACCCGGAGCGTGACCTGCGCGCCGCCGGAGCGCTGTTCGAGAGCGAGACCAGGTTTCGCGACATGCTCGCGAGCCGCGTCGTCGTCGACGGACGCCTGGTCACCGGCCAGAACCAGAACAGCGGCGCCGAAACGGCGCATCGCATGATGGAGGTTCTGCTGGGGTCGCGGCCGGCCTACGCCGAGAAGTAG
- a CDS encoding TetR family transcriptional regulator: protein MEVISTREKLLRAAEKLFAERGVGPTSTRAILREAGQRNESALQYHFGGREGLIDAMYVKRGAQIGEERERMLHELDEAGGAQDVRRLCEVAVMPPVRIARRDPEFALFLKVVGQLVFLPGEELREGAIRYTGAGVGEVAKRIRAQLRIPKALADRRFDLMHRMAALALAQRALSGGSFDGPDAELFFETLLDAMAAVLEGPVSPATERELSMP from the coding sequence ATGGAAGTCATTAGCACGCGAGAGAAGCTCCTGCGCGCCGCCGAGAAGCTGTTCGCCGAGCGGGGCGTCGGGCCGACCTCCACCCGCGCCATCCTGCGCGAAGCGGGCCAGCGCAACGAATCGGCCCTCCAGTACCACTTCGGCGGCCGCGAGGGGCTCATCGACGCCATGTACGTCAAGCGCGGCGCGCAGATCGGGGAAGAGCGGGAGCGCATGCTGCACGAGCTGGATGAAGCCGGCGGGGCTCAGGACGTGCGCCGGCTGTGCGAGGTGGCGGTCATGCCTCCGGTGCGGATCGCCCGACGCGATCCGGAGTTCGCGCTCTTCCTGAAGGTGGTCGGGCAACTCGTGTTCCTGCCCGGCGAGGAGCTCCGCGAGGGCGCGATCCGCTACACGGGCGCGGGAGTGGGCGAGGTGGCGAAGCGCATCCGCGCGCAGCTTCGGATCCCCAAGGCGCTGGCAGACCGGCGGTTCGACCTGATGCACCGGATGGCGGCGCTGGCGCTCGCTCAGCGCGCGCTTTCCGGCGGCAGCTTCGACGGGCCCGATGCCGAGCTGTTCTTCGAGACGCTGCTGGACGCGATGGCGGCCGTTCTCGAGGGACCGGTTTCTCCTGCGACGGAACGCGAACTCTCTATGCCTTGA
- a CDS encoding antitoxin, which produces MRTTVTLDADTESLLREAMRQRGQTFKQALNDAVRQGLAGVAGDPERPAFVQRTFPMGVRAGYDLEKLSSLEAELDAGDFLKVTRRLLKEGAVTPE; this is translated from the coding sequence ATGCGAACGACGGTCACGCTGGACGCTGACACGGAATCCCTGCTGCGCGAAGCGATGCGGCAACGGGGCCAGACGTTCAAGCAGGCCCTGAACGACGCGGTCCGGCAGGGTTTGGCTGGAGTCGCCGGCGATCCAGAGCGGCCGGCCTTCGTGCAACGGACCTTTCCTATGGGCGTCAGGGCCGGCTATGACCTGGAGAAGCTCTCCTCCCTCGAAGCGGAGTTGGACGCGGGGGATTTTCTCAAGGTGACTCGCCGCCTGCTCAAGGAAGGCGCCGTGACCCCGGAATGA
- a CDS encoding PIN domain-containing protein: MIVPDANLLLYSVDSTSPFNARATAWWAGCLSGSVPVGLCQPVLFAFLRVSTNRRVFREPLSLDTAGDLVNEWIAHPVTRLLLPGEDHVRHVVDLLAEAGSAGGDLVTDAQVAALARTHRGEVHTADHDFRRFPGVTCHYPLTPNET, from the coding sequence ATGATCGTCCCCGACGCGAACCTCCTCCTGTACTCCGTCGACTCAACGAGCCCGTTCAACGCACGCGCGACCGCTTGGTGGGCCGGCTGTCTGAGCGGCTCGGTACCGGTCGGCCTCTGTCAGCCCGTTCTCTTCGCCTTCCTGCGGGTCAGCACGAACCGTCGCGTCTTCCGGGAGCCGCTCTCACTCGACACAGCCGGCGACCTGGTGAACGAGTGGATCGCCCACCCCGTTACAAGGCTGCTGCTACCTGGCGAGGACCACGTGCGCCATGTCGTGGACCTTCTCGCAGAGGCGGGATCCGCCGGCGGCGACCTCGTCACGGATGCACAGGTCGCTGCGCTCGCCCGGACCCACCGAGGCGAAGTACACACCGCTGATCACGACTTCCGGCGTTTTCCGGGAGTGACCTGTCACTATCCGCTGACACCCAACGAGACGTAG